The Montipora capricornis isolate CH-2021 chromosome 1, ASM3666992v2, whole genome shotgun sequence genome contains a region encoding:
- the LOC138059275 gene encoding uncharacterized protein translates to MAAISDLSSSVKSAINNILKDFPHVEHLREEQEDCITNLVIGKDDSAILPTGFGKSSIFQLLPRVMSSMNEKDDAISTIIVVSPFVAIMKDQVEQLNKIGVSATAIGIDEVDMAKEAAKNGKCKIVYGSPETWLSKVWRKELQGAQLGMQTVAIAIDEVHSVTEW, encoded by the coding sequence ATGGCGGCGATCAGTGACCTTTCATCTAGTGTCAAATCTGCAATTAACAATATTCTTAAAGATTTTCCACATGTGGAGCACCTTCGAGAAGAGCAGGAGGATTGCATAACAAATCTAGTCATTGGAAAAGATGATTCTGCAATCCTTCCTACCGGTTTCGGGAAGAGTTCAATCTTTCAACTGTTACCACGTGTCATGTCTTCCATGAATGAAAAAGATGATGCCATCTCCACAATCATAGTGGTTTCTCCTTTCGTGGCCATTATGAAAGATCAAGTCGAACAGTTAAACAAAATTGGAGTTTCAGCGACTGCAATAGGGATCGACGAGGTCGACATGGCTAAAGAAGCTGCAAAGAATGGGAAGTGCAAGATTGTTTACGGAAGCCCTGAAACTTGGCTGTCAAAGGTATGGAGGAAAGAACTACAGGGGGCTCAATTGGGAATGCAGACGGTAGCCATAGCTATTGATGAAGTTCATTCAGTTACGGAATGgtaa